The nucleotide sequence TGGATCTGATCTATGCGCTGGTTGCCAGCCCCGATGGTTCCCTGCTAATCAGCGGCAGTGCGGATAAAAGCATTCGCCTCTGGGATTTATCCAGCGGGCAGCGATTGGGGACCCTGAATCTGCATACAGATACAGTCCTGAGCCTTGCTATCAGCCCCGATGGGCAGATGCTTGCCAGTGGTAGCCTGCATGACCCGATTCAGTTGTGGGATCTGGGCAACCAGCAGCAGCAGGGAACCTTCACCGGACATCCCGGTCGGATCGATGCGCTGGCGTTTAACCCAGATGGCACCCTGCTTGCCAGTGCTGGTGGAGAGTCCGTCATTACCCTGTGGCGGGTGGGGAGTGGACAGGTGGAGCGATCGCTGAGAGGCCATACTCAGGCGATCGTGGCCCTGGCATTTAGCCCCGATGGGAAAACCCTTGCCAGTGGAAGTTGGGATGGTAGTGTCCGGTTATGGAGCACTCAAACCTGGCGAGAAAAGCGGGTGATTCGAGCGGAGGCAGCACGGGTCTGTGCGCTGGCATTTAGCCCCGATGGGAAACTGCTGGCCAGTGGGGGCGATCGCCTCCAGTTGTGGAACCCCCGCACTGGTAAAGAACTGGTTACCCTGGGTGGAGCAGAGGGCATCTCTGCCATTGCCTTTCCCATGAATGCAACATTCCTTGCCAGTGGCAGTTGGGATGGAATGATCAAAACCTGGGGGTAGAACTACGAAATCCCTGATTGCGTCACCCTGGGATTGGCTTTTTCCAGGCTGGAAACTTCCTCAGTATTCGTTGATTGGTCCACAGTAGCCGATTCCAGTGACCCCAGTGACAGCCCCAGTCCCTGGGCGCGAATAGTATCAAAGGTGCCTTTGATGAAGCTGGCAACGGGAACCGTCACAATCAAGCCAACGACCCCGCCCAGTTTGACGCCAATAAACAGGGAGATCAGCATCCAGGTAGGGTTTAGGCCAATCAAATCTCCCACAATTCGAGGAGCGATCGCATTTTCACTGATTTGAGTAATCACAATAGCCACTACCAGCACCTTCACCCCCAACCAGAAATTTTGCAGGGCAACCAGCAAACTGACGATAATGATGGTCGTCAATCCACCAAAGGGAATAATGCTGCCAATGCCAATCATGAAGCCAAACAGCAGTGCCAGCGGTGTTCCCAGAATGAACAGGGCGGTTGACTGAATAATTGCCAGGATTGAAGCCATTGTTACCTGACCCACAATGTAGCGCTCAAAATTTTGGGGCAGGTACAGCCGCACCCGGCTGCTCCAGTCTGTGGGAAGCCAGCCCAGTATGCCTTGCCAGAGACTTTCTCCGCGCAATACCAGAAAGACCGCAAACACGATCGTTAGAAAAACATTGACGATGCTGCCGATCGCGCTGAAAGCCAGGCTGATGATCTCCCGTGTTAGCGATCGCAACACGCTGGTCAGGCGTTCAATCAGTTGGTTAATGGTGGCACGCAGGTCAATCGGTAACTGTTGGGCGACTGCCCAGTCTTCCAGGCTTGTCAACTGTTGCTGTCCAGAGCGCAACCAGTCCGGCAGCCGAATAATCAACTCATTTGCCTGCTGCAAGATCAGAGGTACCAGCACCAGGACCAGCACTGCCAGGATTAACAACGCCACCAGGAGCACAATTCCAACGGAAAAACTTCGTCTCAGCCCAAGCTGCTGAAGAAACCGAATCGGGTAGTCCAGCAGAAACGCAATCAGGGTTGCCACAATCAAAATACTGACCAGGGGCTGAAGCTGCTCAACCAGGACCAGCAACAACCAGAGGTTCAGAAAGATAATTGGAAAGGTAAGCCCAATGGTGAATTGGCGAGGAAGTTTGCTAAGAGATTCAAACATAAAGTCGCCAAGGGGGGAAGGTGGCAACGAAGCATCATGTTAAACACTCTCATTCTAAACGCAGACGGTGAAGCGCTGTTTTCTTTTTAAGCGGTGAGGAGTGAGGGGAGGGGAGGGTGAGTGTCTCTCCCGTGTACTGTAGCCAGCACTCTTTACCCTGTCCCCTTATCCCCATGTCCCCTCTGCCCTATACGGAAATCCGTACTGATAAGATGCAGGCAGGTGATCGCTTCAGGGAAGTAGGCATTGCTAATCTATAAGCAAGGATCGCCACAGGCGTGTAAATCCTCAGTATTCCAACTTAATTTATTCACCAGTTCAACCACATGAAGGGATTCTTTTCGCCTGCTCCAATCCTGATGCGGAAGCAGGAAATGCTTGATGTCCAGGATTTAGAAGGAGCCTGGAAAATTTGCTGGCAACTCGGCGATCGCCGCTTATTTTCAGCGGTGTACACCCGCATTGACCAGGTGTTTGTAATTTGGGGCCTGATGGCAGTCTTGATGTTTTCCGTGGCACAGATGATGCCATTGAGTTGGGGAATACAGGCGATCGCCTGGTCGGCCCTGACAGCGATTGGCATTATCTCTATGGTAGGGTTGACCACTTTTTGGGCACGGGTTGAACGGCTGATGTGGTTGGTGTATTGTTGGGCAGCTCTGATGCTGGGCGGCATCGTCCTGACTGACCTGAGTATTTTTCTAGGTTGGGGAACAATTCTCATTAGTCTATGCCCACTCTGGTTGGGGTTAAGCGCGATCGGTTACTTTTGCACAGGTCTTGGATTGCAATCCCGCACATTCATGCTGCTGGGTCTGGTGCATCTCGCCAGTGCCTGGTACGTGCAATATTTGGGGACATGGCAATTTCTGGTAACCGGTATTGTGATTGGCGGCAGTCTCCTGTTTCTGGCCCAGGTGCAATGGGACATGCGACCACCGATTGACTATGCCCTTCTAACCGTTGAGCAGCAAGAATTCAACCGGCGGCAGCACCAATTACGCCTGAGGAATGAGGACTTTATCACCTGAATTTTCACCCCGGCGTTGCTGATTTTGGGTATGAATTCAGCGTTGTATCAATTAAAACTTCGTTCCAATTGATACTGCTATTCATCACCACCTCCACCCCAGAGGGCACAGAGAACACCGAGTCATTCCTTGGTGTCCTTTGTGCCTTCGTGGTTATTTTGGGGGCTGAACAGTTACTGTGTAACAGATAATGAACTTCTTTCTTAAGAAGCGTTGCCTTCTACCCGTAGACAGTGAAGCTTTCTCAGTTTAGCGAATATCATTAGATTCATAAGATAAGCGCACTGGATGGAAGTTATGCCGCTGTGATCCATTACCTTCTCTTAAAGGAGAGCGACGGTAGAGAGAAGGGCAGTGCATATAGAGCAACAGCTGGTTGTGGAGTTTTTGTCGCTTCCTCCACTTTGTCCCTACCAAAGAAAGGTTAAATCCTTTATCAGAGCGGTCTGAGGCAGGGAACGCCTATGCTTTACCTATAGAGAGCCGGGGCTTGGACTGAATCCTTCAGTTTAAGCCCCATATTTCCCGCTAAACTTCCTGACTGCATCATCTTCCTAACTGAATGATTGCTTCCAGTATGGCAGGTGTCCAGATGAACCCAGAGCAAATAAGGGCCACTATCCAGAGAGCAGGTGAAACCTGGATGAATGGGGATGCCGACGAGTTTGCCAGACTGTTTCTGCCCGATGGCGAGTTGATTGTCCCTGGTTATCGCTGGCAGGGGCAGCAAGCCATCCACGATGTTGTGGCTGAGTTCAGTGCGACTCATACGGATGTCAACGTTAATATCCGTCGGATTCTGGTTGAGGGCGATAGTGCCGTCGTGGAGTGGGTTTGGGAAGACACAGAAACTCAGACCGGAAAGCGAACCCAGGCGGAAGATGCGATCGCCGTCGATTTTGAGCAGGGACAGATACGGCGCTGGCGGGAGTACATTGATACCGAATCTCCCAGGGCCACCGTTCATCAATAACCTGGCTCATTGCCCGGTTTCCATTTGATATTGCAGCCAATGCTGGGCTTCTGGTCAGGTGAAATGGGCTGTCCTGTCAGGGTTGCCTCGATGGCCTGGCGCAAGTCCCTGCCCGTCACCGGCAACCCGTTACCGGGGCGGCTGTCGTCCAGTTGCCCCCGGTAGACCAGTTTACGCTCGCCATCGAACAGGAAAAAGTCAGGTGTGCAGGCCGCCGTGTAAGCTTTTGCCACCTCCTGGGTTTCGTCATAGCAGAACGGAAAGGTAAATCCGAGGGCGATCGCCATTTCCTTCAACTGTTCAGGGGCATCCGCAGGATAACTGGCCACATCGTTCGCACTGATGGCGACAATGCCTAATTCACTGCCCTGATAGTCTTTGCCAAGCGTTGCCAATTGCTCTTTAACATGCTTGACATAGGGACAGTGCTGACAAATAAACATGACCAGCAGTGCTTTTTTACCCGCCATGCTTGCCAGAGAAATCGTTTCACCAGAGACTACATCTGGTAATGAAAAGTCCGGTGCTACAGTGCCCAGCGCCAGCATGGTTGAAGGAGTCAGTGCCATAAGAATGCAACGTATGAGGTATAAGGGAATGGCCCTGAACATAAGGGTTAAGAGATCTCCAAATTCTTGGAGAAGTTGCAGATCTGGGCGATCGCATTTAGCTTAATTCAGTGCCATTCGGGTTATAGGGTATAGGGTACAGGGTATGGGGGCGTGTTGGCTCAAATAGTAAGCCAGCACTCTACCATAAAGACATAGAGAACAGTGAGAAATGGCTCTGTGTTCTCCGTGCCTCTGTGGTGAAGTTTCGGGTAATAAAATCCTCATTCCTTAGCAATTAGAGCATCGGTCCAGAATTCTAAGAAATCGAATTTCTGGTGAAAAATTCAATGAAACCTGGGTATCAGTAAAAGAAATCCGATTTCTGTACCGGCGTTCTAGAGAAGGTCAGACGCAGCTTATCTTTGATATTCTCTATATTCCCTCTCCTTTTCCGTCCCTATCCTGCTTCAGTGCAGCTATCACCTTTGCCATTACCCCTGCCCAGTCCCCTGGACTATCCTGCCGAAACAGGCGCATGGTGGGATACCAGGGGCTATCTTCCCGGTGCCGCATCCATCGCCAGTCACAGGCAAAGGGCAGCAACAGCCACGCTGGCTTACCCAATGCCCCAGCCAGGTGAGCCACCGCCGTATCCACTGAAATCACCAGATCCATCCCGGCGATCGCCGCCGCTGTATCAGCAAAATCCTTGAGCTGGGGGCTGAGATCCTGAACCACACCTTCGAACCCTGATTGGGTCACGTCCGAGGCATGGGAACCCACCTGAAGACTGTAAAGCGCCACCTGAGGAATGGATTGCAG is from Leptothermofonsia sichuanensis E412 and encodes:
- a CDS encoding AI-2E family transporter, which translates into the protein MFESLSKLPRQFTIGLTFPIIFLNLWLLLVLVEQLQPLVSILIVATLIAFLLDYPIRFLQQLGLRRSFSVGIVLLVALLILAVLVLVLVPLILQQANELIIRLPDWLRSGQQQLTSLEDWAVAQQLPIDLRATINQLIERLTSVLRSLTREIISLAFSAIGSIVNVFLTIVFAVFLVLRGESLWQGILGWLPTDWSSRVRLYLPQNFERYIVGQVTMASILAIIQSTALFILGTPLALLFGFMIGIGSIIPFGGLTTIIIVSLLVALQNFWLGVKVLVVAIVITQISENAIAPRIVGDLIGLNPTWMLISLFIGVKLGGVVGLIVTVPVASFIKGTFDTIRAQGLGLSLGSLESATVDQSTNTEEVSSLEKANPRVTQSGIS
- a CDS encoding nuclear transport factor 2 family protein, giving the protein MIASSMAGVQMNPEQIRATIQRAGETWMNGDADEFARLFLPDGELIVPGYRWQGQQAIHDVVAEFSATHTDVNVNIRRILVEGDSAVVEWVWEDTETQTGKRTQAEDAIAVDFEQGQIRRWREYIDTESPRATVHQ
- a CDS encoding thioredoxin family protein: MALTPSTMLALGTVAPDFSLPDVVSGETISLASMAGKKALLVMFICQHCPYVKHVKEQLATLGKDYQGSELGIVAISANDVASYPADAPEQLKEMAIALGFTFPFCYDETQEVAKAYTAACTPDFFLFDGERKLVYRGQLDDSRPGNGLPVTGRDLRQAIEATLTGQPISPDQKPSIGCNIKWKPGNEPGY